The Euphorbia lathyris chromosome 2, ddEupLath1.1, whole genome shotgun sequence genome includes a window with the following:
- the LOC136220286 gene encoding probable pectinesterase/pectinesterase inhibitor 20, whose protein sequence is MATTNTFSLLLILLTIQLSSSSAADPPISPASLCKFTPDPSYCKSLLPNQTSNVYDSARFSVRKSLSQSRKFLDLVNNYLTRRSSLTVSAIRALEDCKFLAELNFDFLSTSFQTVNTTSQTLSSVKADDIQTLFSAILTNQQTCLDGLQSTASAWSVKNGLSIPLSNDTKLYTVSLALFTKGWVPKSKTWKPRGNNRLPGFRSGRLPLKMSSKTLEVYQSVSRRKLLQADDSGVLVSDIVTVVQNGSGDFVTINDAISAAPNRSNGANGYFMIYVTAGVYEEYVNIPKNKNYLMIVGDGINQTVITGNRNVVDGWTTFNSATFVVTAPNFVAVNITVRNTAGATKHQAVAVRNGADLSTFYSCSFEAYQDTLYTHSLRQFYRECDIYGTVDFIFGNAAVILQNCNIYPRMPMSGQFNAITAQGRTDPNQNTGISIHNCVIRAADDLAAAGSTVKTYLGRPWKEYSRTVYMQNFMDDLIDSAGWQIWSGDFGLNTLYYAEYNNTGPGSDTSNRVTWSGYHVIDAVDAANFTVSNFLLGDAWLPLAGIPFSGSLV, encoded by the exons ATGGCTACTACAAAcactttctctcttcttctcaTTCTCCTCACAATTCAATTATCTTCATCTTCAGCAGCTGATCCCCCCATCTCACCTGCATCTCTCTGTAAATTCACCCCTGACCCCTCCTACTGCAAATCCCTCCTCCCTAACCAAACCTCTAATGTCTACGACTCCGCCAGATTTTCCGTTCGTAAATCCCTCTCTCAATCCCGTAAATTCTTAGACTTGGTTAACAATTATCTCACTCGCCGGTCCTCTTTAACTGTATCTGCAATTCGTGCACTCGAGGATTGCAAATTCCTAGCTGAATTAAACTTCGATTTCTTATCAACTTCATTTCAAACTGTTAATACAACTAGTCAAACCCTTTCTTCAGTCAAAGCCGATGATATCCAAACCTTATTCAGTGCTATTTTAACCAATCAACAAACCTGCTTAGACGGTCTTCAATCGACTGCGTCTGCCTGGAGTGTCAAAAATGGTCTCTCTATTCCTTTATCTAATGATACAAAGCTCTATACTGTTTCTTTAGCTTTGTTTACTAAAGGTTGGGTTCCCAAATCTAAGACTTGGAAGCCTAGAGGGAATAATAGATTACCGGGATTTAGAAGTGGAAGATTGCCATTGAAAATGTCAAGCAAAACGCTTGAGGTTTATCAGTCTGTGAGCCGGAGAAAACTTCTTCAGGCCGATGATAGTGGTGTTTTGGTTAGTGATATTGTGACGGTGGTACAGAATGGTAGCGGCGATTTTGTTACTATTAATGATGCTATTTCTGCAGCTCCGAATAGATCGAATGGTGCTAATGGTTATTTCATGATTTATGTAACTGCTGGTGTTTATGAAGAATATGTCAACATTCCTAAGAACAAGAACTATTTGATGATTGTTGGTGATGGTATTAATCAGACTGTCATCACCGGAAATCGCAACGTCGTTGATGGATGGACTACTTTTAATTCTGCCACATTTG TTGTGACAGCACCAAATTTCGTGGCAGTCAACATAACCGTCCGTAACACGGCAGGGGCAACCAAACATCAAGCAGTGGCAGTCCGAAATGGTGCCGATTTATCAACATTTTACAGTTGCAGCTTTGAAGCTTACCAAGATACATTATACACACATTCGTTGAGACAATTTTACAGAGAATGTGATATTTATGGGACAGTAGATTTTATATTCGGTAACGCTGCTGTTATACTTCAAAACTGTAACATATATCCGCGGATGCCGATGAGCGGACAATTCAATGCTATTACTGCTCAAGGAAGAACTGATCCAAACCAAAACACAGGCATTTCTATCCATAATTGTGTGATAAGAGCAGCCGATGACTTGGCTGCGGCCGGTTCGACGGTAAAAACGTACCTGGGAAGGCCATGGAAGGAGTATTCGAGAACTGTTTATATGCAAAATTTCATGGATGATTTGATAGATTCGGCTGGCTGGCAAATATGGAGTGGAGATTTTGGGTTGAATACATTATATTATGCGGAATATAATAATACAGGGCCTGGATCTGATACTAGTAATAGAGTTACATGGAGTGGTTATCATGTTATAGATGCTGTTGATGCTGCTAATTTTACTGTGTCTAACTTTTTGCTGGGCGATGCTTGGCTTCCTCTTGCTGGAATTCCATTTTCTGGTAGTTTAGTTTAG